In bacterium, one DNA window encodes the following:
- a CDS encoding glycosyltransferase family 39 protein, producing MIKVRPIYVTVPLIYLASYLIGSLLGVRFVFEVIPALWQYVDVEILHNDLAKGIYYLHSQPPLFNLFIGIVLKVSSEFYPLLFWIIFQAIALGTLFLMANLMESFRISRWIILLVVALYALSPTFVVYSNYVFYTLPVAFLLLLSARLLLEYLSRGQTIWLHLCCWSLVVIMLTRATYHYFWYALVIATIALIRKRDRRRILQSSILPLLVVLLWSAKNYSLVNNFGLSSWLGMNFARGWIVTNEKLYERGAFFNPKEAENLLRSGVVKAPWLIGPFQQPDAYRKIGYFHDTKEMHPAITSELKRNGLPNFNHSEYARISKDMLLSTIRVIREFPAHYLKRISTAYMAFMQPGPGVSWTFTRFYDFRKVLKYRDSLSHLFLARPEYYPSGVIPFNLLMIGFPILIFYGLCQSVKQTRSELEKAFFAYVSITLISVTITCIAIELGENDRIRAETDPLTVILLGFLISSFRSNWKSSSL from the coding sequence TGAAGTTATTCCAGCACTCTGGCAATACGTTGATGTCGAAATCCTCCACAATGATCTGGCAAAAGGCATCTATTATCTGCATTCACAGCCACCCTTATTCAATCTGTTTATTGGAATTGTCCTAAAGGTATCCAGCGAATTCTATCCCCTGCTCTTCTGGATCATTTTTCAGGCAATTGCACTCGGGACGTTATTTCTCATGGCCAACCTGATGGAATCTTTTAGAATTTCAAGATGGATCATTCTACTTGTGGTCGCGCTGTATGCCCTATCTCCAACTTTTGTTGTTTATTCGAATTACGTTTTTTATACGCTGCCTGTAGCATTTCTGCTTCTTTTATCCGCGAGGTTGTTGCTCGAATACTTGTCGCGCGGCCAGACGATCTGGTTACATTTGTGTTGCTGGTCTTTAGTGGTGATCATGTTAACCCGCGCAACCTATCACTATTTCTGGTATGCGCTTGTGATAGCGACGATCGCCCTCATTCGGAAGCGTGACCGGCGCCGAATTCTACAGAGCAGCATTCTGCCTCTTTTGGTTGTGCTGTTATGGTCTGCTAAGAATTATTCGCTTGTGAACAATTTCGGACTGAGCTCGTGGCTGGGAATGAACTTTGCTCGAGGCTGGATCGTGACGAATGAGAAACTCTATGAGCGAGGCGCATTTTTCAATCCGAAGGAGGCGGAGAATCTACTCCGTTCCGGTGTTGTCAAAGCACCATGGTTGATCGGTCCTTTTCAGCAACCCGATGCATACAGGAAAATCGGATACTTTCACGACACGAAGGAAATGCATCCGGCCATCACTTCAGAACTAAAGAGAAACGGTTTGCCCAATTTCAATCATTCCGAATATGCGAGGATCTCAAAAGATATGCTCCTATCAACTATCAGAGTGATCAGAGAGTTTCCTGCGCACTATTTAAAGCGCATATCTACGGCTTATATGGCATTTATGCAGCCCGGACCGGGCGTAAGCTGGACGTTTACACGCTTTTATGATTTCCGAAAAGTCTTGAAATACCGGGATTCCTTATCACACCTATTTCTGGCACGCCCGGAATATTATCCGTCGGGAGTGATTCCGTTCAACCTGCTGATGATTGGCTTTCCGATTCTGATTTTTTACGGGCTCTGCCAATCCGTGAAACAAACGAGATCGGAGTTGGAGAAAGCATTTTTTGCGTACGTTTCCATAACCCTTATATCTGTTACGATCACCTGCATCGCAATCGAGTTGGGAGAAAACGATCGGATTCGAGCCGAAACGGATCCACTTACAGTCATACTTTTGGGTTTCCTTATTTCCTCGTTCAGGTCAAACTGGAAGTCTTCTAGTTTGTAA
- a CDS encoding helix-turn-helix transcriptional regulator: MIDMKPVGVLLREWRRRRHLSQLGLACDAEISARHLSFLETGRSLPSREMVLHLAEQLDVPLRERNSLLVAAGYAPIFSERTLDDPTLQGARKVIDLVLAGHEPYPALAVDRHWNLVASNRIVPLFLAGIEPTLLTPPINVLRLSLHPRGLATRIVNLSQWRTHLLARLRRQIEVSADPILSELFDELSSYPVQDDRKYTGSTDIEDAGVAVPLQMSTHHGILSFLSTTTVFGTPVDITLSELALESFFPADNATLDCLNRIFKERLTGDE, translated from the coding sequence ATGATTGATATGAAACCGGTGGGAGTTTTATTGCGAGAATGGCGCAGACGTCGCCATCTAAGTCAACTCGGTCTTGCCTGTGACGCGGAGATTTCGGCCAGGCATTTGAGCTTCCTGGAAACGGGACGCTCATTACCGAGCCGGGAAATGGTTTTGCATCTTGCTGAACAGCTTGATGTTCCTTTGCGTGAGCGAAATTCCCTTCTGGTTGCCGCCGGATATGCTCCGATCTTCAGCGAAAGAACGCTGGATGATCCAACTCTTCAGGGGGCACGTAAAGTGATTGATCTGGTTCTTGCAGGGCACGAGCCATATCCAGCTCTTGCCGTCGATCGCCATTGGAATCTTGTTGCATCCAATCGCATAGTTCCGCTTTTTCTCGCTGGAATTGAGCCAACGTTGCTGACTCCGCCGATCAATGTTCTTCGCCTCAGTTTGCATCCGCGGGGACTTGCGACACGGATCGTAAATCTATCACAGTGGCGCACGCATCTTCTCGCGCGTCTGCGTCGCCAAATTGAAGTGAGCGCAGACCCGATCCTTTCTGAGCTCTTCGATGAGCTCAGCAGTTATCCCGTACAAGATGACAGAAAATACACAGGCTCAACAGATATAGAAGACGCTGGTGTTGCCGTGCCTTTGCAAATGTCGACTCATCATGGAATTCTCTCTTTTCTCAGCACTACGACTGTTTTTGGAACGCCTGTGGACATCACTCTGTCAGAATTAGCGCTGGAGTCTTTCTTTCCTGCCGATAATGCCACCTTGGACTGTTTGAATCGAATATTCAAGGAACGCTTAACCGGTGATGAATGA
- a CDS encoding alpha/beta hydrolase yields the protein MHRRSVLKSVASAMVGAGLFVAGGKQVSASRAAKGALEKIAGLPLIETSDNTILFFKDWGEGKPVLFVHSWALNSDMWQYQMNYLASRNLRCIAYDRRGHGRSSQPGRGYDYNTLADDLALLMEQLDLSDVALVSHSMGAGEIIRYLSRHGARRISRIVLVSPTTPFLLKTEDNPNGVDRSRFDAMRTSLSKDSPHWFAAGVPGFFGAGLPGVSVSPEMIQWGLNLCLSTSLKALMECNLAMIETDFRSEMRKVFLPALIIHGDADQSVPLALTGQKSAELIAGSQFKVYEGAPHGLLFTHMERLNKDLLSFITG from the coding sequence ATGCACAGACGAAGCGTTCTGAAATCAGTAGCCTCCGCGATGGTTGGCGCAGGACTATTTGTGGCCGGTGGCAAACAAGTCTCGGCATCGCGCGCGGCGAAAGGTGCTTTGGAAAAAATTGCCGGGTTGCCGCTGATCGAAACCAGCGACAACACAATTTTGTTCTTTAAAGATTGGGGTGAAGGTAAGCCGGTCCTGTTTGTGCACAGCTGGGCTCTCAATTCAGATATGTGGCAATACCAGATGAACTATCTGGCGAGCCGTAATCTGCGTTGCATCGCCTATGACCGGCGTGGCCACGGCCGCTCAAGCCAGCCGGGCCGCGGCTATGACTACAATACGCTTGCAGATGATCTCGCGTTGCTGATGGAACAGCTGGATCTCAGTGATGTCGCGCTTGTCAGTCACTCGATGGGTGCCGGTGAAATTATCCGCTATCTATCACGTCACGGTGCGCGGCGTATCAGTCGCATTGTACTCGTCTCTCCTACGACACCTTTTCTTTTGAAGACCGAAGATAATCCGAACGGAGTGGACAGGAGTCGATTCGATGCAATGCGTACGTCCCTAAGCAAAGATAGTCCACACTGGTTTGCAGCCGGAGTGCCAGGTTTCTTTGGTGCGGGACTGCCGGGTGTATCTGTTTCACCTGAGATGATCCAATGGGGACTGAACCTTTGCCTTTCGACTTCCCTGAAAGCACTGATGGAGTGTAATCTTGCGATGATCGAAACCGACTTTAGATCTGAAATGCGGAAGGTCTTCTTACCGGCATTGATCATTCATGGTGATGCGGATCAGTCTGTGCCTCTTGCTTTGACCGGCCAGAAAAGTGCAGAGCTAATAGCAGGAAGTCAATTCAAAGTGTACGAAGGCGCACCGCATGGTTTGTTATTCACTCATATGGAACGTCTCAATAAAGATCTTTTGTCATTCATCACCGGTTAA